Part of the Ruania alba genome is shown below.
ACCACCTCGCTGCGCGGCACGTTCACGGCGTCCATCAGCGCTTCCGCATCGACGGCCTGCTCGAAGGTGGACCGGGCCAGGTCCAGCTTGCGCTGGGAGCCGGTGGAGAGCAGCCCCGGGGTGCGGGCCGCCCGGCTCGCCGTCTCGAACGTGCCGTAGGAGGTGGTGATGATTGGCAGCTTCTGCCGCAGCCCGTCCACCAGGCGAGTGGTCTGTTCGGATGGTTCGAAGCCGCCGTTCAGGATCAGCCCGGCCAGGGACGGGAAGTTCTCCGCCGCGTGCGCCGCCACCAGGGCCAGGATCACCTCGGAACGGTCCCCGGGCACGATCACCACGGCACCGTCGGAGAGGCGCTCCAGGATGTGCTCCATCGTCATCCCTCCGACGATGAGCTCCTCGGCCTCCCGGTCGAGCAGCTCCGAGTCCCCGGTCGCGAGCGACCCGTCCACCGCTCCCATCAGGTCCCGCACGCTGGGTGCGGCCAGCAGCGGCACATCCGGCATCACCCACGCCGGTACGTCGAGGTCGGTGAACGCTGCGCGGATCGGGTCGAGCCGCTCCGGTGCCGCACGGTTGGCCACCACGGCCACCAGGCGGGCGTGCGCAGCGCCCAGCTCTGCGGCCGAGACGTCCACCATCTGCCGGACATCTGCGGGGTCACGATCGACGGCGGAGACCACCAGCACCACCGCCGACCCCAGGTTCGCCGCCACCCGGGCGTTGAATGCGAGCTCGGTGGGTCCGGCCACATCGGTGTAGTCCGAGCCCACGATCACCACCGCCTCGCACCGGTCGGCCACCTCGTGGTAGCGGTGCACGATCGTGGCCAACGCCGCATCCGGGTCCGCGTGCACGTCCTCGTAGGAGACGCCCACGCAGTCCTCGTAGTCGAGGTCCACGGCGTCATGGCTGATCAGCAGCTCCAGCACCGGGTCCCGGTCGGAGTCCCCGCGGGTGATCGGCCGGAACACGCCCACCCGGGTGACGCGCCGCACGAAGGACTCGACCAGCCCCAGCGCTACCGACGACTTCCCGGTATGGCCCTCCGGGGAGGTCACATAGACACTGGTCACCATCGCACGTCTCTCCTCGGTCGACGCAGGCCCCGGCACGGTGGGTGTGCGGGTCCCTGGGCTCCTGGTCAGGCAGAGCACACGCTACCCGGCGGTGGCCGCCCGGGGCGGGCCGTTGGTCCTGTGTGGCGACCCCACTGCCGTCACCGGTGTGTCCGGTACCGCCGTACCCTGGAGGGGTGACTATGGGTGGGCGGCAGGCCGATCGCGCGGCGGGCCCGGCGCGCATCGGCCGGGACTGGGTGCGGGCCGCCACCCGGCCGCGTCTGCTCGGCATCCTGGTGATCCTGCTCGCCGGGGCGCTGCTGTGTATCCGTCTCGGCGCCTGGCAGCTCGACCGGGCCCAGATCCGCGGAGATCAGGAAGCCGCGGTCGCTGCGTCGGAGCGTATGGACGGCCCCGCCCGCCCCCTAGCGGACGTCCTCGTCCAGGGCACCGGACTTACCCAGGAGCAACTCGGCCAACGGGTGCAGGTGCAGGGCTCCTTCGAGCCGGACCTTCAGCTCTTCGTCACCGGTCGTGGGTATGACGGCGAGCCCGGAGCCTATGTGCTCAGCGCCGTGCGGGTCAGCGGTGGGCCCTCCGACGGTGCCCTCCTGCCGGTGCTGCGTGGTTGGGTGCCTGAGGCCGCGGAGGCCGCGTTGATCGTCCCCGAGGGTGAGGTGCAGCTCACCGGATTCCTCGCCGGACCGGAGCCCGCTGAGCACGGGATCGATCCTGAGACGAGCTCCGGCGGCGAGGTGGAGACGATCAGCCCGGCGCAACTGGTGAACCACTGGGGCGGGCCGATG
Proteins encoded:
- the pta gene encoding phosphate acetyltransferase — its product is MVTSVYVTSPEGHTGKSSVALGLVESFVRRVTRVGVFRPITRGDSDRDPVLELLISHDAVDLDYEDCVGVSYEDVHADPDAALATIVHRYHEVADRCEAVVIVGSDYTDVAGPTELAFNARVAANLGSAVVLVVSAVDRDPADVRQMVDVSAAELGAAHARLVAVVANRAAPERLDPIRAAFTDLDVPAWVMPDVPLLAAPSVRDLMGAVDGSLATGDSELLDREAEELIVGGMTMEHILERLSDGAVVIVPGDRSEVILALVAAHAAENFPSLAGLILNGGFEPSEQTTRLVDGLRQKLPIITTSYGTFETASRAARTPGLLSTGSQRKLDLARSTFEQAVDAEALMDAVNVPRSEVVTPLMFEHTLLERARAGAKHVVLPEGEDDRILRAASTLLAREVAAITLLGDESVIRARASELGLDIAAATVLSPTDADLRERFAATYTSLREHKGMTVERAREIVTDVSYFGTMMVYEGLADGMVSGARHTTAHTIKPSFETIKTLPDVSIVSSVFFMCLTDRVLVYGDCAVNPDPDAGQLADIAISSAATAAQFGVEPRIAMLSYSTGESGSGADVDKVREATAEVRRRRPDLVVEGPIQYDAAVDPTTASTKMPDSEVAGRATVLIFPDLNTGNNTYKAVQRSAGAVAVGPVLQGLRKPVNDLSRGALVQDIVNTVAITAIQAEGGAE
- a CDS encoding SURF1 family protein; its protein translation is MGGRQADRAAGPARIGRDWVRAATRPRLLGILVILLAGALLCIRLGAWQLDRAQIRGDQEAAVAASERMDGPARPLADVLVQGTGLTQEQLGQRVQVQGSFEPDLQLFVTGRGYDGEPGAYVLSAVRVSGGPSDGALLPVLRGWVPEAAEAALIVPEGEVQLTGFLAGPEPAEHGIDPETSSGGEVETISPAQLVNHWGGPMYSAYLRLATQESDAASLAGAVSPTPVGPPEITGGGLNVRNLAYAAEWWIFGGFAIVLWWRMVRDEVRHLREERSAVGG